The following are encoded together in the Citrus sinensis cultivar Valencia sweet orange chromosome 1, DVS_A1.0, whole genome shotgun sequence genome:
- the LOC102630043 gene encoding homeobox-leucine zipper protein ATHB-8 — protein sequence MMAVSSGGSRDSRDSGGQKMIMDNGKYVRYTPEQVEALERLYHECPKPSSMRRQQLIRECPILSNIEPKQIKVWFQNRRCREKQRKEASRLQAVNRKLTAMNKLLMEENDRLQKQVSQLVYENTFFRQQTQNAATLATTDTSCESVVTSGQHHLTPQQQHQHPPRDASPAGLLSIAEETLTEFLSKATGTAVEWVQMPGMKPGPDSIGIVAISHGCTGVAARACGLVGLDPTRVAEILKDRPSWYRDCRSVEVVNVLPTGSSGTIELLYMQLYAPTTLAPARDFWLLRYTSVLEDGSLVVCERSLNNTQNGPSMPQAPHFVRAEMLPSGYLIRPCEGGGSIIHIVDHMDLEPWSVPEVLRPLYESSTLIAQKTTMAALRHLRQISQEVSQPSVTGWGRRPAALRALSQRLSRGFNEALNGFTDEGWSMLESDGIDDVTVHVNSSPSKMMGVQLSYVNGFPSMSNAVLCAKASMLLQDVPPAILLRFLREHRSEWADSSIDAYSAAAVKAGPCSLPVPRAGNFGGQVILPLAHTIEHEEFLEVIKLENMAHYREDMIMQSDIFLLQLCSGVDENAVGNCAELVFAPIDASFSDDAPIIPSGFRIIPLDSGKDTPSPNRTLDLASALEVGPTGNKASGDSSTQCGSTKSVITIAFQFAFEMHLQENVASMARQYVRGIIASVQRVALALSPSRFGSNAGLRPPPGSPEAHTLARWICQSYRCYLGAELLKCEGNESILKTLWHHSDAVLCCSLKALPVFTFANQAGLDMLETTLVALQDITLEKIFDDSGRKTLCSEFPQIMQQGFMCLQSGICLSSMGRPISYERAVAWKVLNEEENAHCICFMFINWSFV from the exons ATGATGGCGGTGAGCTCGGGGGGCAGCAGGGACAGCAGGGACAGCGGCGGGCAGAAGATGATAATGGACAACGGGAAGTACGTTCGGTACACACCTGAACAAGTTGAAGCGCTTGAAAGGCTGTACCACGAGTGCCCAAAACCAAGCTCTATGCGCCGCCAGCAGCTCATCCGAGAGTGTCCTATTCTCTCTAACATCGAACCTAAGCAGATCAAAGTCTGGTTCCAAAACAGAAG GTGTCGGGAGAAGCAAAGGAAAGAAGCGTCTCGCCTTCAGGCTGTGAACAGAAAGCTGACGGCTATGAACAAGCTGTTGATGGAGGAAAATGATCGGCTGCAAAAGCAAGTGTCACAGCTGGTGTATGAGAACACTTTTTTCCGCCAGCAGACACAAAAT GCCGCCACGCTGGCCACCACAGACACTAGTTGTGAATCAGTGGTGACGAGTGGTCAGCACCATTTGACTCCTCAGCAGCAGCATCAGCATCCACCAAGGGATGCTAGCCCTGCAGG ACTTTTGTCGATTGCAGAGGAGACTTTAACAGAGTTTCTTTCAAAGGCCACTGGAACTGCTGTGGAGTGGGTCCAAATGCCCGGGATGAAG CCTGGTCCGGATTCCATTGGAATCGTTGCTATTTCTCATGGTTGCACTGGTGTGGCAGCACGCGCTTGTGGCCTTGTGGGTCTAGATCCTACAAGA GTCGCTGAAATCCTCAAAGATAGGCCATCATGGTATCGTGACTGTCGATCTGTGGAGGTTGTAAATGTGCTGCCCACTGGAAGTAGTGGAACCATTGAGTTGCTATACATGCAG CTCTATGCGCCAACAACCTTGGCTCCAGCTCGTGACTTCTGGTTGTTGCGCTACACATCTGTTTTGGAGGATGGTAGTCTTGTG GTCTGTGAAAGATCACTTAACAACACACAGAATGGTCCAAGTATGCCTCAGGCACCACATTTTGTGCGAGCAGAAATGCTGCCTAGTGGGTATCTGATTAGACCTTGTGAAGGGGGCGGATCCATCATTCATATAGTGGATCATATGGATTTAGAG CCTTGGAGTGTCCCTGAAGTGTTGCGCCCACTTTATGAGTCGTCAACATTGATTGCTCAGAAGACAACAATGGCG GCTTTACGCCATCTAAGGCAGATTTCTCAAGAAGTTTCACAGCCAAGTGTCACTGGTTGGGGGAGAAGGCCTGCAGCCCTACGTGCTCTTAGTCAGAGATTGAGCAG GGGCTTTAATGAAGCTCTTAACGGGTTCACTGATGAGGGATGGTCTATGTTGGAAAGTGATGGCATTGATGATGTTACCGTTCATGTTAACTCATCTCCTAGCAAGATGATGGGCGTACAACTTTCTTATGTGAACGGATTTCCATCCATGAGCAATGCAGTGCTATGTGCCAAAGCATCCATGTTATTACAG gaTGTGCCTCCAGCAATACTTCTCAGATTCTTGCGAGAACACCGATCAGAGTGGGCAGACAGCAGTATTGATGCTTACTCAGCTGCTGCTGTTAAAGCTGGTCCCTGCAGCTTACCGGTGCCTCGAGCTGGAAATTTTGGGGGTCAGGTTATTCTTCCACTGGCTCACACAATCGAACATGAAGAG TTTCTTGAGGTCATTAAGCTTGAAAATATGGCCCACTATCGGGAGGACATGATAATGCAGAGTGACATCTTCCTCCTGCAA CTTTGCAGTGGAGTGGATGAGAATGCTGTAGGCAACTGTGCTGAACTGGTCTTTGCTCCTATCGATGCCTCATTTTCTGATGATGCACCTATTATTCCTTCTGGTTTCCGGATCATTCCTCTGGACTCCGGGAAG GATACCCCTAGTCCAAACCGCACTCTCGATCTTGCCTCAGCTCTTGAAGTAGGACCAACTGGAAATAAAGCATCTGGTGACTCTTCCACTCAATGTGGCAGCACAAAATCTGTGATTACAATAGCATTTCAATTTGCATTTGAGATGCACCTTCAAGAAAATGTAGCATCAATGGCTAGGCAGTATGTCCGTGGTATTATAGCCTCTGTCCAGAGAGTGGCATTGGCGCTCTCCCCTTCTCGATTTGGCTCTAATGCTGGACTTCGACCTCCTCCTGGTTCTCCTGAAGCACACACACTTGCTCGTTGGATCTGCCAAAGCTATCG GTGCTATCTAGGAGCGGAACTACTTAAATGTGAAGGAAATGAATCCATTCTCAAAACACTTTGGCATCACTCTGATGCGGTTTTGTGCTGCTCGCTAAAG GCTTTGCCAGTTTTCACCTTTGCAAATCAGGCAGGACTTGACATGCTTGAGACAACCTTGGTTGCGCTTCAGGATATAACTCTGGAAAAAATTTTTGATGACAGTGGAAGAAAGACCTTGTGCTCTGAGTTCCCGCAAATAATGCAACAG GGCTTTATGTGTCTTCAAAGTGGTATTTGTTTGTCAAGCATGGGAAGGCCAATCTCTTATGAAAGAGCAGTGGCTTGGAAAGTGTTGAATGAAGAAGAGAATGCTCACTGCATTTGCTTCATGTTCATCAACTGGTCATTCGTCTGA